A single Symbiobacterium thermophilum IAM 14863 DNA region contains:
- a CDS encoding fumarylacetoacetate hydrolase family protein — MRYVRFLTEDAPPRWGRQEGDVVHELDGAPYEGGQPTGRTVPLQAVQLLAPVTPSKIVCIGRNYRDHAAELGNAAPERPMFFLKAPSALIGPGEAIRLPDPDATVHWEAELAVVIGRRMKDVAPADALSYVFGYTIANDVSHRDAQKADGAFGFGRGKSYDTFCPCGPAVVTEGIDPADALITLTCNEEVRQSDSTGLMIHPVPELLSYLSQIMTLMPGDLVLTGTPKGVGAMKPGDLIEIHIPGIGTLANPVV, encoded by the coding sequence ATGCGCTACGTTCGCTTTCTGACTGAGGATGCCCCGCCCCGCTGGGGCCGCCAGGAGGGGGACGTGGTCCACGAGCTGGACGGCGCCCCGTACGAAGGCGGCCAACCCACCGGCCGGACGGTGCCGCTGCAGGCGGTGCAGCTCCTGGCGCCGGTGACGCCCTCCAAGATCGTCTGCATCGGCCGCAACTACCGCGACCATGCTGCGGAGCTGGGAAACGCCGCCCCGGAGCGGCCGATGTTCTTCCTGAAGGCGCCCTCGGCGCTCATCGGACCCGGGGAGGCCATCCGGCTGCCGGATCCGGACGCCACCGTGCACTGGGAGGCCGAGCTGGCCGTGGTGATCGGCCGGCGGATGAAGGACGTCGCCCCGGCAGACGCCCTTTCCTATGTATTCGGCTACACCATCGCCAACGACGTCTCCCACCGGGACGCGCAGAAGGCGGACGGCGCGTTCGGCTTCGGCCGGGGCAAGTCGTACGACACCTTCTGCCCCTGCGGACCGGCGGTGGTGACCGAGGGGATCGACCCGGCCGACGCGCTCATCACCCTCACCTGCAACGAGGAGGTGCGCCAGTCCGACTCCACCGGGCTGATGATCCACCCGGTGCCGGAGCTGCTCAGCTACCTGTCGCAGATCATGACGCTGATGCCCGGCGACCTGGTGCTCACCGGCACGCCCAAGGGCGTCGGCGCCATGAAGCCCGGCGACCTGATCGAGATCCACATCCCCGGCATCGGCACCCTGGCCAACCCGGTCGTCTGA
- the ltrA gene encoding group II intron reverse transcriptase/maturase, with translation MEQVVARENMLAALKRVERNGGAPGVDGVPTERLRDQIRVEWSRIREGLLQGTYRPQPVRRVEIPKPGGGKRMLGIPTVMDRLIQQALLQVLTPIFDPTFSESSYGFRPGRRGHDAVRKARQYVEEGYDWVVDMDLEKFFDRVNHDVLMARVARRVTDKRVLRLIRRYLQAGVMLNGVVVATEEGTPQGGPLSPLLANILLDDLDKELERRGHHFVRYADDCNIYVRSKRAGERVYRSVRHFLQERLRLKVNEEKSAVDRPWKRQFLGFSFYKHRGVRIRLAPKSLKRVKDKLRTLTDRNRSQSMEDRIRRLNAYLRGWVGYYALSDARSAFERLEGWLKRRLRACVWKQWKRVRTRFRELRALGLPEWVVHQLANSRKGPWRMAGGPLNSALGDAYWRAQGLISLTECYEATRQSWRTAGCGPACPVV, from the coding sequence ATGGAGCAGGTGGTGGCCAGGGAGAACATGCTGGCCGCCCTGAAACGGGTGGAGCGGAACGGAGGCGCTCCCGGCGTGGACGGTGTCCCCACCGAACGGCTGCGGGACCAGATTCGCGTGGAGTGGAGCCGCATCCGTGAGGGACTGCTCCAGGGGACCTACAGACCGCAGCCAGTCCGCCGGGTCGAAATCCCGAAACCGGGCGGCGGCAAGCGGATGCTGGGGATTCCCACCGTGATGGACCGCCTGATCCAACAGGCACTCCTGCAAGTACTGACGCCGATCTTTGACCCGACATTCTCCGAATCCAGCTACGGCTTTCGGCCGGGGCGGCGGGGTCATGATGCGGTCAGGAAGGCACGTCAGTACGTGGAGGAAGGGTACGACTGGGTCGTGGACATGGACCTGGAGAAGTTCTTCGACCGGGTCAACCACGACGTGCTGATGGCCCGCGTGGCGCGGCGGGTAACGGATAAGCGTGTGCTGCGGCTGATCCGGCGGTACTTACAGGCTGGGGTCATGCTGAACGGGGTAGTCGTGGCGACGGAGGAAGGGACGCCGCAGGGCGGTCCGCTGAGCCCGCTGCTGGCGAACATCCTGCTGGATGACCTCGACAAGGAGCTGGAGCGCCGCGGGCACCACTTCGTCCGGTACGCCGATGACTGCAACATCTACGTCCGCAGCAAGCGGGCGGGAGAACGGGTCTACAGGAGCGTGCGCCACTTCCTGCAGGAGCGGTTACGGCTGAAGGTCAACGAGGAGAAGAGCGCAGTGGACCGGCCGTGGAAGCGGCAGTTCCTCGGGTTTAGTTTCTACAAGCACCGGGGAGTGCGCATCCGGCTGGCCCCGAAGAGCCTGAAGCGCGTGAAGGACAAGCTCCGCACGCTGACGGACCGCAACCGCAGCCAGAGCATGGAGGACCGAATCCGGCGCCTGAATGCTTACTTGCGGGGCTGGGTTGGGTACTATGCGCTCTCCGATGCCAGGTCAGCCTTTGAAAGACTCGAAGGATGGCTGAAGCGTCGGCTGCGAGCATGCGTATGGAAGCAGTGGAAGCGTGTACGCACGCGCTTTCGGGAGTTGCGCGCCCTCGGTTTGCCCGAATGGGTAGTCCACCAACTCGCCAACAGCCGCAAAGGCCCGTGGCGGATGGCAGGTGGCCCACTAAACAGCGCCCTGGGCGACGCCTACTGGCGTGCCCAGGGGCTGATAAGCCTGACCGAATGCTATGAAGCGACTCGTCAATCCTGGCGAACCGCCGGATGCGGACCCGCATGTCCGGTGGTGTGA
- a CDS encoding aminopeptidase gives MVPRWAGTVLQDSLGLRPGERVLVLADRPLAPAAAALDEAARALGAAEVKAHLLPDPDRLQVVPRWITDAVRSADAIVSLRAALRLAAEDALMRAALDAFHRARRGRWVSMAQVDVSVLETALAPGLAEAAARARALAARLRAAAGVRLTAPGGTDLQLTFAGRPVHADTGWVRQPGDFGNLPAGEAYVAPDETGAEGLLVVDVALGDIPLDRPVALRFRRGRVAEVTGGEAAAELRRRLGNDPWAWTVGELGLGTNPHVRPCGRVAVAEKALGTAHVALGGNLAFGGRNPASTHYDCVIAAADVRFL, from the coding sequence ATGGTCCCCCGGTGGGCGGGCACGGTGTTGCAGGACAGCCTGGGCCTGCGGCCGGGCGAGCGGGTGCTGGTTCTGGCGGACAGGCCGCTGGCGCCGGCCGCCGCGGCGCTGGACGAGGCGGCCCGGGCGCTGGGGGCGGCCGAGGTGAAGGCGCATCTCCTGCCCGACCCTGATCGGCTGCAGGTCGTTCCCCGGTGGATCACGGACGCGGTGAGATCGGCGGACGCAATCGTCTCGCTGCGGGCGGCCCTCAGGCTCGCCGCGGAGGACGCGCTGATGCGGGCCGCGCTGGACGCCTTCCACCGGGCGCGGCGCGGCCGCTGGGTGTCGATGGCCCAGGTGGACGTGTCGGTCCTGGAGACCGCGCTGGCCCCTGGTCTGGCCGAGGCCGCCGCCCGTGCCCGGGCCCTCGCCGCGCGCCTCCGGGCCGCGGCAGGCGTGCGGCTCACCGCCCCGGGGGGCACGGACCTTCAGCTCACCTTCGCAGGCCGGCCCGTCCACGCCGATACCGGCTGGGTCAGGCAGCCCGGGGACTTCGGCAACCTGCCGGCCGGCGAGGCCTACGTCGCTCCCGACGAGACCGGGGCGGAGGGCCTGCTGGTGGTGGACGTCGCACTGGGCGACATCCCGCTGGACCGGCCGGTCGCCCTCCGGTTCCGGCGGGGCCGCGTGGCGGAGGTGACGGGCGGGGAGGCCGCGGCGGAGCTGCGCAGGCGGCTGGGAAACGACCCGTGGGCGTGGACCGTCGGCGAGCTGGGGCTGGGAACCAATCCCCACGTGCGGCCGTGCGGCCGCGTCGCCGTGGCCGAGAAGGCCCTGGGGACGGCCCATGTCGCTTTGGGCGGCAACCTGGCCTTCGGCGGAAGGAACCCCGCTTCCACCCACTACGACTGCGTCATCGCTGCCGCTGACGTGCGTTTCCTGTGA
- the thiT gene encoding energy-coupled thiamine transporter ThiT, with translation MSDTRVRLRRLVETAMMIAAAVALSYVKVWEMPQGGSVTLGSMVPILLVGLRHGPGWGILAGVLDGLLQFWLDPYFYHPVQVLLDYPIAFGLLGLAGLARGHARWAAAWLGSLAIAGRFAAHVIAGVVFFGQFAPEGQSPLVYSLIYNGSYLLPEAVLSAVLLMVLLPALDRALPAQVGSAH, from the coding sequence ATGTCCGATACTCGGGTTCGTCTCCGGCGCCTGGTCGAGACCGCGATGATGATCGCGGCCGCGGTGGCGCTTTCGTATGTGAAGGTGTGGGAGATGCCGCAGGGGGGCTCCGTCACGCTCGGTTCCATGGTGCCGATCCTGCTGGTGGGTCTGCGCCACGGTCCCGGCTGGGGTATCCTCGCAGGAGTGCTGGACGGGCTGCTGCAGTTCTGGCTCGACCCGTACTTCTACCATCCGGTGCAGGTGCTGCTGGACTACCCGATCGCCTTTGGCCTGCTGGGCCTCGCCGGGCTCGCCCGCGGCCACGCCCGCTGGGCGGCCGCCTGGCTGGGCAGCCTGGCCATCGCCGGCCGGTTCGCCGCGCACGTCATCGCCGGCGTGGTCTTCTTCGGCCAGTTCGCGCCCGAGGGGCAGAGCCCGCTGGTGTACTCCCTGATCTACAACGGCTCGTACCTGCTGCCCGAGGCTGTGCTGAGCGCGGTGCTGCTGATGGTCCTGCTCCCGGCCCTTGACCGGGCGCTGCCGGCGCAGGTGGGCTCCGCGCATTAG
- the sleB gene encoding spore cortex-lytic enzyme, producing the protein MGKRTMAAAVVALLLFLSYPWRAGAEARATLRWGSRGSDVCLAQRRLKAWGYYRGEVDCIYGRLTYEAVTLFQRRNGLTVDGIVGPDTWAALGYWGGPPSTAAAAAGTREADRDLLARVVSAEARGEPYEGQVAVAAVILNRVRDSRFPNTIAGVVYQAHAFESVTNGSVYAAPTESAVRAAQDALNGWDPSGGALFFWNPAKATSQWIWSRPIIKRIGNHVFAK; encoded by the coding sequence ATGGGAAAGCGCACGATGGCGGCGGCCGTGGTGGCCCTGCTGCTGTTCCTCTCCTACCCCTGGAGGGCCGGCGCCGAGGCGCGCGCCACCCTGCGCTGGGGGAGCCGGGGCAGCGACGTCTGCCTGGCCCAGCGGCGACTCAAAGCCTGGGGCTACTACCGGGGCGAGGTCGACTGCATCTACGGCCGGCTGACCTACGAAGCCGTCACCCTCTTCCAGCGCCGCAACGGGCTGACGGTCGATGGCATCGTCGGCCCCGACACCTGGGCGGCCCTCGGGTACTGGGGCGGCCCCCCCTCCACCGCGGCGGCCGCAGCGGGAACCCGGGAGGCCGACCGGGACCTGCTGGCCCGGGTCGTGTCGGCGGAGGCCAGGGGCGAACCGTATGAGGGGCAGGTGGCCGTGGCGGCCGTGATCCTGAACCGGGTGCGGGACTCGCGGTTTCCCAACACCATCGCCGGGGTGGTCTACCAGGCCCACGCCTTTGAGTCGGTGACCAACGGGTCCGTGTACGCCGCACCTACCGAAAGCGCCGTCCGGGCCGCCCAGGACGCCTTGAACGGATGGGATCCTTCCGGCGGCGCGCTCTTCTTCTGGAACCCCGCGAAGGCCACCAGCCAGTGGATCTGGTCGCGGCCCATCATCAAGCGGATCGGCAACCACGTCTTCGCCAAGTGA
- the ypeB gene encoding germination protein YpeB, which translates to MRRVVTWLSVSLFAAVAVAVWAAWTANLNEHNRLLANALEAERQRNFVDMVHHVEQIQALLGKGLATGSERQNMRYMADVHRHASAAMTAFSSLPLPTEVSSTTGKFLQQVGDFAYALLRDEAAGRSLTEAERAELQRLREAAAALKEQLGTMLTQYQRGGFRWHQPAQLSLRTLMRPPGRVLSDPAASGGPAAAALLDGGWAQLATSMEQMPTFIYNGPFSDHVNQTPPALSGPQLSREEAGGRLATALPDAAAYRVVDVVESGGNLPAYTFRLAPAGTRGSAYTATVSLTRQGGHLLEFLSGRVLGQPALDLEQARAVGQEYLARIGYADMVPTFAQIQDGVAFVAYVYQQGEVIVYPDQAKVKVALDNGEVLGVDARQYLTNHRRRTLPRPRLTPDEARSRLNPHLEVSRVQLALIPDAAGTGEVLTYEFQGKIGDEVYLVYINAETGAEEQILQLIVTDGGTFTL; encoded by the coding sequence ATGCGTCGCGTCGTCACCTGGCTGAGCGTCAGCCTGTTTGCGGCGGTCGCCGTCGCGGTCTGGGCCGCCTGGACGGCCAACCTGAACGAGCACAACCGGCTGCTGGCCAACGCGCTGGAGGCCGAGCGGCAGCGCAACTTCGTCGACATGGTCCACCACGTCGAGCAGATCCAGGCGCTCCTGGGCAAGGGGCTGGCCACCGGCAGCGAGCGGCAGAACATGCGCTACATGGCCGACGTGCACCGGCACGCCTCGGCCGCGATGACCGCCTTCTCCTCCCTCCCGCTGCCCACCGAGGTCTCGTCCACCACCGGCAAGTTCCTGCAGCAGGTGGGCGACTTCGCGTACGCTCTGCTGCGGGACGAGGCCGCGGGCCGGTCGCTGACCGAGGCCGAGCGGGCGGAACTGCAGCGGTTGCGGGAAGCCGCGGCGGCCCTGAAAGAGCAGCTGGGCACGATGCTCACCCAGTACCAGAGGGGCGGCTTCCGCTGGCACCAGCCCGCGCAGCTCTCGCTGCGCACCCTGATGCGGCCCCCCGGACGCGTCCTTTCGGACCCGGCTGCCTCCGGGGGCCCGGCCGCGGCGGCCCTGCTCGACGGCGGGTGGGCGCAGCTGGCCACCAGCATGGAGCAGATGCCGACCTTCATCTACAACGGTCCGTTCTCCGATCATGTGAACCAGACGCCGCCCGCTCTCAGCGGCCCGCAGCTGTCCCGGGAGGAAGCCGGCGGGCGGCTGGCCACCGCCCTGCCCGACGCGGCAGCCTACCGCGTGGTGGACGTGGTGGAAAGCGGCGGCAACCTTCCCGCCTACACGTTCCGGCTGGCCCCGGCCGGCACGCGCGGGAGCGCCTACACGGCCACGGTCTCGCTGACCCGCCAGGGCGGCCACCTGCTGGAGTTCCTGAGCGGGCGTGTTCTGGGTCAGCCCGCGCTGGACCTGGAGCAGGCCCGCGCCGTCGGACAGGAGTACCTGGCTCGTATCGGATACGCCGACATGGTGCCCACCTTCGCGCAGATCCAGGACGGCGTCGCCTTCGTCGCCTACGTCTACCAGCAGGGCGAGGTGATCGTCTACCCGGACCAGGCCAAGGTGAAGGTCGCCCTGGACAACGGCGAGGTGCTGGGGGTGGACGCCCGGCAGTACCTGACCAACCATCGCCGGCGCACCCTGCCCAGGCCGCGGCTCACGCCCGACGAGGCCCGAAGCCGGCTCAACCCCCATCTGGAGGTCAGCCGGGTACAGCTGGCCCTGATCCCGGATGCGGCGGGCACCGGCGAGGTCCTGACGTACGAGTTCCAGGGGAAGATCGGCGACGAGGTCTACCTCGTCTACATCAACGCCGAGACCGGGGCCGAGGAGCAGATCCTGCAGCTCATCGTGACCGACGGCGGAACGTTCACCCTGTAG
- a CDS encoding RNA polymerase sigma factor: MAVSNAALSEVPVARIPEQRPQPVAVPTDEELVAAYLKGDEAAFEEIVRRYEDRLYRLSYRMLGNHHDALDAVQEILVKLMAALPKFEGRSRFGTWVYRLAANTCLDIRRKRGRTAAESLEATLEFSPAASLAILDDEPADNPDLYLEQQYRENVVRAALDKLPESQRRLLELRDLEDFSNSQVADMLGIEVGALKARLHRARQALKRVLDAGVYVPGYTSPAATDLA; encoded by the coding sequence ATGGCTGTATCTAACGCAGCACTCTCTGAGGTGCCGGTCGCCCGGATTCCCGAGCAGCGGCCGCAGCCCGTGGCCGTGCCCACCGACGAGGAGCTTGTCGCCGCCTACCTGAAGGGGGACGAGGCGGCGTTTGAGGAGATCGTGCGCCGTTACGAGGACCGGCTGTACCGCCTGTCCTACCGGATGCTGGGGAACCATCACGATGCGCTGGACGCCGTCCAGGAGATCCTGGTCAAGCTGATGGCGGCCCTGCCCAAGTTCGAGGGCCGGTCCCGCTTCGGCACCTGGGTCTACCGGCTGGCGGCCAACACGTGCCTGGACATCCGGCGCAAGCGGGGCCGCACCGCCGCAGAGTCGCTGGAGGCGACGCTGGAGTTCTCTCCGGCCGCCTCGCTGGCCATCCTGGACGACGAACCTGCCGACAACCCCGACCTCTACCTGGAGCAGCAGTACCGGGAGAACGTGGTCCGGGCCGCGCTCGACAAGCTGCCCGAGAGCCAGCGCCGGCTCCTGGAGCTCCGTGACCTCGAAGACTTCTCCAACAGCCAGGTGGCAGACATGCTGGGCATCGAGGTGGGCGCGCTGAAGGCGCGGCTCCACCGGGCCCGCCAGGCCCTGAAGCGGGTGCTGGACGCCGGCGTCTACGTGCCGGGCTACACCTCGCCGGCAGCCACCGACCTGGCCTGA
- a CDS encoding helix-turn-helix domain-containing protein, giving the protein MSLGHRIRQTRTQKGITLQELAERSGLSKGFLCQLENDKASPSLQALDRLSAGLGVPVALLLISQEERAHVVRANARQGYSMNGEGLSVQLLSAPGRSLKMMLLELAPGAATGGDNHVHEGEECHLVLQGTVRYRQGDEELILNEGDSLHWNGYIPHRVENCGDQPARILCVTTGAMEHMLESECNECS; this is encoded by the coding sequence ATGTCCCTGGGTCACCGCATCCGCCAGACACGCACGCAGAAGGGCATCACCCTCCAGGAGCTTGCGGAACGCAGCGGCCTGTCCAAAGGCTTCCTCTGCCAGCTGGAGAACGACAAGGCCTCGCCCTCGCTGCAGGCCCTGGACCGGCTCTCCGCCGGCCTCGGGGTGCCGGTGGCGCTCCTGCTCATCTCCCAGGAGGAGCGGGCCCACGTGGTCAGGGCCAACGCCCGTCAGGGGTACTCGATGAACGGCGAGGGGCTGAGCGTGCAGCTGCTCTCCGCGCCGGGGCGCAGCCTCAAGATGATGCTGTTGGAGCTGGCGCCGGGCGCCGCCACCGGGGGTGACAACCACGTCCACGAGGGCGAGGAGTGCCATCTGGTGCTGCAGGGCACGGTCCGCTACCGGCAGGGGGATGAGGAGCTGATCCTGAACGAAGGCGACTCGCTCCACTGGAACGGCTACATCCCCCACCGGGTGGAGAACTGCGGCGACCAGCCGGCGCGCATCCTCTGTGTCACCACCGGTGCGATGGAGCACATGCTGGAGAGCGAGTGCAACGAATGTTCGTAG
- a CDS encoding cation diffusion facilitator family transporter translates to MATYCLLSAAKLTVGWLSGSQAIAADGINNATDVLGSAAVLLGVKIAQRPADDEHRYGHERAEGVASLVVATIMGLASLEVGRGAVLALLSPERGAPAAWSLWVALGSAAILLAVYTYNLRLARHTGSKALEAAAYDHLSDFFISVGAAAGILGSQVGWRWADPLAGLLVAALIARTAWSIGSEAAHMLMDGFADRARIAALEEVVLGVQGVTGVQSLRARLMGSRVHVDVTVLVPSQMSIVEAHAVADRVEEALIRLSDVREVHVHVEPDVVAQAK, encoded by the coding sequence GTGGCCACCTACTGTCTGCTGTCCGCCGCCAAGCTGACCGTCGGCTGGCTCTCCGGCTCCCAGGCCATCGCCGCCGACGGCATCAACAACGCCACCGACGTGCTGGGCTCCGCCGCTGTCCTGCTGGGGGTGAAGATCGCCCAGCGCCCGGCCGACGACGAGCACCGGTACGGCCACGAGCGGGCCGAGGGGGTCGCCTCGCTGGTGGTGGCCACCATCATGGGACTCGCCAGCCTGGAGGTGGGCCGGGGCGCGGTCCTGGCCCTGCTCTCGCCCGAGCGCGGCGCGCCCGCCGCCTGGTCGCTCTGGGTGGCCCTGGGGTCGGCCGCCATCCTCCTGGCCGTCTACACCTACAACCTGCGGCTCGCGCGCCACACGGGCAGCAAGGCCCTGGAGGCGGCCGCCTACGACCACCTCTCCGACTTCTTCATCAGCGTCGGTGCGGCGGCAGGCATCCTCGGCAGCCAGGTCGGCTGGCGCTGGGCCGACCCGCTGGCCGGCCTCCTGGTCGCCGCCCTGATCGCCCGCACCGCCTGGTCGATCGGCTCGGAGGCCGCGCACATGCTGATGGACGGGTTCGCCGACCGGGCCCGCATCGCCGCCCTGGAGGAGGTCGTCCTGGGCGTGCAGGGGGTCACCGGGGTGCAGAGCCTGCGGGCCCGGCTGATGGGGAGCCGCGTGCACGTGGACGTGACGGTGCTCGTGCCCAGCCAGATGAGCATCGTGGAGGCCCACGCCGTCGCCGACCGGGTGGAGGAGGCGCTGATCCGCCTCAGCGACGTGCGGGAGGTCCACGTCCACGTGGAGCCGGACGTCGTGGCGCAGGCGAAGTGA
- the tpx gene encoding thiol peroxidase, which yields MERAGAFQFKGEVTLVGPELRVGDQAPAFTAIGNDLSTVDSRTFAGKVRIISSVPSLDTGVCDTQTRKFNEAAASLGDEVVVLTISADLPFAQKRWCGNAGVDRVITLSDYRDHAFSKAYGTYIKEWALCSRAVFVVDRNDRLVHVEYVPVAGQEPNYDAALEAARAALKA from the coding sequence GTGGAGCGCGCTGGTGCTTTTCAGTTCAAGGGCGAGGTGACGCTGGTCGGTCCGGAGCTGCGCGTGGGCGATCAGGCTCCGGCCTTCACCGCGATCGGCAATGATCTCTCGACGGTGGACTCCCGGACGTTCGCGGGCAAGGTGCGCATCATCTCTTCGGTGCCGTCCCTGGACACGGGCGTCTGCGACACCCAGACCCGCAAGTTCAACGAAGCCGCGGCCAGCCTGGGGGACGAGGTCGTCGTGCTCACCATCTCGGCTGACCTTCCGTTTGCCCAGAAGCGGTGGTGCGGCAACGCGGGCGTCGACCGCGTCATCACCCTTTCGGATTACCGCGACCACGCCTTCAGCAAGGCCTACGGCACCTACATCAAGGAGTGGGCGCTCTGCTCCCGGGCGGTCTTCGTCGTGGACCGGAACGACCGCCTTGTCCACGTGGAGTACGTCCCGGTGGCCGGACAGGAGCCCAACTACGACGCGGCGCTGGAGGCCGCGCGGGCTGCCTTGAAGGCGTAA
- a CDS encoding methyl-accepting chemotaxis protein, with protein MRWTVRRRLFALSVVLIALAGLVAGAANWGLQTVQAANAEKEAALARMLNAQEVDRALAEMAYAASAYTATAEAGYRERYRTLEGEVSQGIQGLLDAAEDDRESQLVAEVQRRYAEFSAFVGRVVSRDSFNEAQIRVMSRSLQSERNKIIEALNELLTHLQERVDETALAAEQAVRFTRLVTIGTTGAAVLFGFVVAFFVARNIVFPVLALARAAQRMAAGDLSQDVTAGLAGLRGRDELAEMARSFHQMVNYLRGLVVGMQGTVQAGLEVSGDLAATADQAALSAQDAARAVAIVAEGTSQQAASAQEMNRMIEDLRQSVQQIAAGASRSSADLEEASTLLHRAAQDLTRMTGQTDQVARGAQQAAQMAAEGSRAVDEMVQGMTRIEQAVGDSAARMDELAKASAQIGQITAVISEIADQTNLLALNAAIEAARAGEHGRGFAVVADEVRKLAERSAASAREISELIARIQARTDQVVESMTVASNEVQQSTELAARSGRRLEQILQTVTRAAEDVSHVAEAARSLQRQVDVAMKAFEGVAAVTAENTAATEEMAEGTARVLSSIGAIVDAAQQNAAAAEQVSAAIEELTAVADGVAGHAQNLNQIALWLKEQVGNFQVGEGEGEHGNASS; from the coding sequence ATGAGGTGGACCGTCCGACGCCGCCTGTTTGCGCTGTCTGTGGTGCTCATCGCGCTGGCCGGGCTGGTCGCCGGCGCGGCGAACTGGGGCCTGCAGACCGTGCAGGCGGCCAACGCGGAGAAGGAAGCGGCGCTCGCCCGGATGCTGAACGCCCAGGAGGTGGACCGGGCCCTGGCCGAGATGGCCTACGCGGCGTCCGCCTACACCGCGACCGCGGAGGCCGGATACCGGGAACGGTACCGGACGCTGGAGGGCGAGGTGTCCCAGGGGATCCAGGGGCTTCTTGATGCGGCGGAGGACGACCGGGAATCCCAGCTGGTGGCCGAGGTGCAGCGGCGGTACGCGGAGTTCTCGGCCTTCGTGGGGCGTGTGGTCAGCCGCGATTCCTTCAACGAGGCGCAGATCCGGGTCATGAGCCGGTCGCTGCAGAGCGAGCGGAACAAGATCATCGAGGCGCTGAATGAGCTGCTCACCCACCTGCAGGAGCGGGTGGACGAGACGGCGCTGGCCGCGGAGCAGGCGGTGCGCTTCACCCGGCTGGTCACCATCGGCACGACGGGCGCCGCCGTCCTCTTCGGCTTTGTCGTCGCCTTCTTCGTCGCCCGCAACATCGTCTTCCCGGTGCTGGCCCTGGCCCGGGCGGCCCAGCGCATGGCGGCCGGGGACCTGAGCCAGGACGTCACCGCCGGACTGGCGGGGCTGAGGGGCCGGGATGAGCTGGCGGAGATGGCCCGCAGCTTCCACCAGATGGTGAACTACCTGCGGGGGCTGGTGGTGGGCATGCAGGGCACGGTCCAGGCGGGGCTGGAGGTGTCCGGCGATCTCGCCGCCACCGCGGACCAGGCCGCCCTCTCCGCCCAGGATGCGGCGCGCGCGGTGGCGATCGTCGCCGAAGGCACGTCGCAGCAGGCGGCCTCGGCCCAGGAGATGAACCGGATGATCGAGGATCTGCGCCAGTCGGTGCAACAGATCGCCGCCGGCGCCAGCCGCTCGTCCGCGGACCTGGAGGAGGCGTCCACCCTGCTGCACAGGGCGGCGCAGGACCTGACCCGCATGACCGGGCAGACCGACCAGGTCGCCCGGGGGGCACAGCAGGCCGCGCAGATGGCCGCGGAGGGCTCCCGTGCGGTGGACGAGATGGTTCAGGGGATGACCCGCATCGAGCAGGCGGTGGGCGATTCCGCCGCCCGCATGGACGAGCTGGCGAAGGCCTCGGCCCAGATCGGCCAGATCACCGCCGTCATCTCCGAGATCGCGGACCAGACCAACCTGCTGGCCCTCAATGCCGCCATCGAGGCGGCCAGGGCCGGCGAGCACGGGCGGGGCTTCGCGGTGGTCGCGGACGAAGTGCGGAAGCTCGCGGAGCGCTCCGCAGCCTCGGCCCGGGAGATCAGCGAGCTGATCGCCCGGATTCAGGCACGCACGGACCAGGTCGTGGAATCGATGACCGTGGCCTCCAACGAGGTGCAGCAGAGCACCGAGCTGGCCGCCCGGTCGGGACGGCGGTTGGAGCAGATCCTGCAGACGGTCACCCGGGCCGCCGAGGACGTGAGCCACGTCGCCGAGGCCGCGCGGTCGCTGCAGCGGCAGGTGGATGTGGCCATGAAGGCGTTCGAGGGGGTCGCCGCCGTGACGGCGGAGAACACCGCGGCCACCGAGGAGATGGCCGAGGGCACGGCCAGGGTGCTCTCCTCCATCGGCGCCATCGTCGATGCGGCCCAGCAGAACGCGGCCGCGGCGGAGCAGGTTTCCGCCGCCATCGAGGAGCTGACCGCGGTCGCCGACGGCGTGGCCGGCCACGCCCAGAACCTGAACCAGATCGCGCTCTGGCTGAAGGAGCAGGTCGGGAACTTCCAGGTGGGGGAAGGCGAGGGCGAGCACGGAAACGCGTCCTCCTGA